The genomic segment CACGCCGCCGATCTGACCGCCGCCGATGAGAGCAATCTTCTTCCTTGCCATGGCTGCCTCCTTAGGGATGTGAGGTTGGGGCAAACTGAAATCATTGCCGCCGACTATACCACAGTCCTGCGTATACTGTGTACAACAGATTATCGCTCCCCTCCCGAAAAGTGACGGGGTCGCTTTCCAGCCATTTCCGGGACGGCTGACCGAATTTCCTGCGCCGTGACCCGATCGCCCGGCGAATCTCGCGGAGCGATAGGCAATCGGACGCTCCACCTGCCAGATTTAGCCGGTGAGAGGAGGTTCAGGGGAAATGGCAAGGTGCGGATAACCTCGTTGGACGAACCGAAAGAGGAGGATGTGGAATGAGGAGAATCACGCTTGTCGTCTTGGGAATCGCTGTGAGTTTGTGCCTCGCCGGAAGCGCGTTCGCAGCAGGCGCAACGAAGGACGAGTGCGTTGCCAAGAGCAAGGAAGCGGCCGCAATGGTCAATGAAAAGGGGATCGGAGCGGCCGTCACGGAAATCAACAAGAAGGACGGGAAGTTCGTGTGGAAGGATACCTACGTCTTCCTGATGGACTTCAACGGGAAGATGGTTGCGCATCCTATGAGTCCGGCCCTGATCGGGAAGAACGTGCTCGACATGAAGGGCAAGGGGACGCCGGGGAAGTTCCTCTTCAAGGAGATGGTCGAGCTCGCGAAGGGGAAGGGAGAGGGTTGGGTCGACTACATGTGGACCAATCCGGGAGATCCGAAACCGCGTAAGAAGGTCACCTATATCTACCGGGTGCCGGGAAAGGATCTGTTCGTCGGCGCGGGGATCTACGAATAGTCCGTGATATCGTCGGACCGTTCAATCCGGGCCGGGGGGGCTTCCTCCCGGCTCTTTTTTCCCCCCTTGGGGCGCCCTTGGGGCGTGGCTTGACTCCACGAGTCCTCCTACCGAGAATAAAGATGGAAGTGCGCGTCGTCGCGGGATCGCATCGGGCCACGCACCACAGGGGAGCAGCGGGGACGACGCCATGCGGGATACGGACGCGGACCGGACGGGAGGGACGGCGGAGCCGGTCTTCCGGGCCCGCGGCGTTACAAAGGTCTACGAAATGGGCGAGGTGAAGGTGCACGCCTTGCGCGGCGTGGATCTGGACCTCTTCTCCGGAGAGCTCGTCGTGCTCCTGGGCCCCTCCGGCAGCGGGAAATCGAGCCTTCTCAACATTCTCGGCGGGCTGGACACCGCAACCGCAGGCACGGTTCAATACCGGGGCCAGGAGCTGACACGCGCGACGGACCGGGAGCTCACGGAGTATCGCCGTCGCCACGTCGGGTTCGTCTTCCAGTTCTACAACCTCATCCCCAGCCTGACCGCCCTCGAGAACGTATCGGTGGTGACCGACATCGCCGCGGAGCCCATGCGGCCTGAGGAGGCCCTCGGCCTGGTGGGGCTTTCTGACCGGCTGAACCATTTTCCGGCGCAGCTTTCCGGAGGGGAGCAGCAGCGCGTGGCGATCGCCCGCGCCGTCGCCAAGCGGCCGTCGGTGATGTTGTGCGACGAGCCGACGGGAGCGCTGGACGCCGCCACCGGGATCGTCGTCCTCGAAGTGCTGGAGCGGATCAACCGGGAGATCGGAACCACAACGGCGCTGATCACCCATAACGCGGATATCGCCGGGATGGCGGACCGGGTGGCGCACGTGGGGTCGGGGGTCATCCAGTCCATGGAGCGGAACGAACGGAAGAAATCTCCGCGGGAGATGCGGTGGTGACCTCGTGAAGACGATGCGCAGGAAACTGCTTCGGGATTTGTGCGGGATGAAGGGTCAGGCCCTCGCCATCGCGATGGTCATCGTCAGCGGTGTGGCCACCTACATCATCTCCGTGAGCACCCTCGACTCCCTTCGCGAGACCCGGGACGTTTTCTATCGGGACTACCGGTTCGCGGAGTTGTTCGTCTCCTTGAAGCGCGCTCCGGAGAGCGCGGCGGAAACCGTGCGGGCGATTCCCGGGGTGGATCGTGTGGAGACACGCGTCTCCGCGTGGGCGAACATCGACGTGCCGGAGTTCCCGGAGCCGATCCGCGGTCTCCTGGTCTCCGTTCCGGACACGGGCGAGCCGGCATTGAACGCGTTGCACCTTCGGGAGGGGCGCATGGTGGGCCCGGGGCGGGACGACGAGATCATCGCGAGCGAGGCGTTCGTGAAGGCCCACCGGCTGCGGCTCGGGGATCGGATCGGAGCGGTGATCCACGGAAAATGGAAAGCGCTCCGTATCGTAGGGATCGGACTGTCTCCGGAGTACGTGTACGAAGTGGGCCCCGGCGAGGTTTTCCCGGATCCGAAGCGGTACGGCGTCTTCTGGATGGGACGGAAAGCGCTGGCCTCGGCGTCCGGGCTGGAGGGGGCGTTCAACGACCTCTGCGCGACCCTCAGACCGGGCGCTTCCCGTCAGGACACGGTGGATCGCATCGACGCGATTCTTTCCCCTTACGGCGGGTTGGGGGCATACACGCGGGACGACCAACTGTCCCATCGCTACCTGAGCGAGGAGTTCCGGCAGTTGGGAACGCTCGCGTCGATCTTCCCCGTCATCTTCCTGGGAGTGGCGGCATTCTTGCTGAACGTGGTCGTGGGGCGGTTGGTCAGTCTGCAGCGGGACCAGATCGGCATTCTGAAGGCGTTCGGCTACTCCAACGCGGACATCGGGATGCATTATGTGAAGCTGATCGTGCTGATCGTTCTCGTCGGTGTTGCCGGCGGGATCGGCGTGGGGGC from the Candidatus Deferrimicrobium sp. genome contains:
- a CDS encoding ABC transporter ATP-binding protein — its product is MRDTDADRTGGTAEPVFRARGVTKVYEMGEVKVHALRGVDLDLFSGELVVLLGPSGSGKSSLLNILGGLDTATAGTVQYRGQELTRATDRELTEYRRRHVGFVFQFYNLIPSLTALENVSVVTDIAAEPMRPEEALGLVGLSDRLNHFPAQLSGGEQQRVAIARAVAKRPSVMLCDEPTGALDAATGIVVLEVLERINREIGTTTALITHNADIAGMADRVAHVGSGVIQSMERNERKKSPREMRW
- a CDS encoding cache domain-containing protein — translated: MRRITLVVLGIAVSLCLAGSAFAAGATKDECVAKSKEAAAMVNEKGIGAAVTEINKKDGKFVWKDTYVFLMDFNGKMVAHPMSPALIGKNVLDMKGKGTPGKFLFKEMVELAKGKGEGWVDYMWTNPGDPKPRKKVTYIYRVPGKDLFVGAGIYE